In Streptomyces nojiriensis, the sequence CACCGGTGCCGAGGTTGTCCGAGACGGGCATGGAGGTGGTCGTGACGCTGATGCCCTTGGCGCGCGCCTCGTGGGCGAGCGAGGGATAGCCGTTGACCATGCCGACCTCGCCGCGCAGGAAGGCGGCGAAGGCGTCGGCGCGGTTCAGCTGGGACGGCGGGGTCGGGCCGGTGAACCCGGTGGCGACCATCTCCTTCTTGACCCAGTCCCAGGTCGCGATGTTCTGCTCGGAGGCCAGGCTGTAGTTGCCGCTGCTGTCGGCGTAGCCGCCGCCGTTGCTCAGCTCCCAGATCAGCGCCTCGGCGTGCGCCTCCTCAGGACCGAGCGGCAGGGCGTAGGGGTACTTCACGCCCTTGTCCTTGAGCGCCTTGGCGTCGTCCTTGAGGTCGGACCAGGTCTTGGGGGGCGCCTTGATGCCGGCCTTGGCGAAGAGCGCCTCGTTGTAGAAGAGGAGACGGCTGCTCGCCACGAAGGGCAGGCCGTAGAGCGTGTTGTCGACGGAGCCCGCGTCGGCGAGCGGCTGGAGGAAATTCGCCTCGGCGGTGACCGAGAGGAGTTCGTCCGCGGGATACAGCTTCCCCTGGGCCGCGAAGTCCGAGTAGGACCCCATCAGCGCCACATCCGGCGCCTTGCCGGCCTTGACCATACGAGAGACCTCGCGGTCGATGTCGGCCCACGGCAGGA encodes:
- a CDS encoding extracellular solute-binding protein is translated as MMPLAGCGGSGDDAGDSGTLHLVAAEYGDSPATSSKPYWEKMAADFNEANPGIKLDVKLLPWADIDREVSRMVKAGKAPDVALMGSYSDFAAQGKLYPADELLSVTAEANFLQPLADAGSVDNTLYGLPFVASSRLLFYNEALFAKAGIKAPPKTWSDLKDDAKALKDKGVKYPYALPLGPEEAHAEALIWELSNGGGYADSSGNYSLASEQNIATWDWVKKEMVATGFTGPTPPSQLNRADAFAAFLRGEVGMVNGYPSLAHEARAKGISVTTTSMPVSDNLGTGVPPPTVGVADWMMAFKQNGKRAEIGKFLEFIYQDKNLSDFADRYHLLPSTVSASRTPAGGGLDKNDTQFLNALRGAQLYPVNDPAWLTVSDTIKRNIGRAVEPTGSPKGVLEDIAGQAAQAAKKH